The following proteins come from a genomic window of Corynebacterium falsenii:
- the pstA gene encoding phosphate ABC transporter permease PstA, which yields MSQAVATKNNKPDALFSHISGTRKAKDKIATVIIYLAMALALAPLIWVLVTVISKGLPSILDATWWAYDMAGQPTNKPGGGIVHAIIGTFMQVLVTSLMSIPIGVFTAIYLVEYSKGGFLGRITTFMVDILTGVPSIVAALFVYAMWITMFGFDRSGFAVALALVLLMVPIIVRNTEEMLRIVPMDLREASYALGVPKWKTIVKIVLPTALSGIVTGIMLAVARVMGESAPVLILVGSTPIVNWDVFEGNQNSLPLFMLQMYRAGNDPYVLDRLWGAALTLVILVAALMIGARFVSKRFSVKV from the coding sequence ATGTCTCAAGCAGTAGCTACGAAGAACAACAAGCCGGACGCGCTCTTTAGCCACATCTCCGGTACCCGGAAGGCGAAGGACAAAATCGCCACCGTCATCATCTACCTGGCCATGGCTCTGGCGCTGGCTCCCCTGATCTGGGTTCTTGTCACCGTGATCAGCAAGGGCCTGCCGAGTATCCTCGACGCCACCTGGTGGGCCTACGACATGGCAGGCCAGCCCACCAACAAGCCCGGCGGTGGTATCGTCCACGCCATCATCGGTACCTTCATGCAGGTGCTGGTCACCTCCCTCATGTCGATCCCGATCGGCGTGTTTACCGCCATCTACCTCGTCGAATACTCCAAGGGCGGGTTCCTCGGACGGATTACCACGTTCATGGTCGACATCCTGACCGGTGTCCCCTCTATCGTCGCCGCCCTGTTCGTCTACGCGATGTGGATCACGATGTTCGGCTTCGATCGTTCCGGCTTCGCCGTGGCCCTCGCCCTGGTGCTGCTCATGGTCCCGATCATCGTCCGCAACACCGAGGAAATGCTGCGCATTGTTCCGATGGATCTCCGCGAGGCATCATACGCGCTCGGTGTGCCCAAGTGGAAGACCATCGTGAAGATCGTGCTTCCCACGGCTCTGTCCGGCATCGTCACCGGCATCATGCTGGCGGTGGCCCGCGTTATGGGCGAGTCCGCTCCGGTGCTGATCCTCGTGGGCTCCACCCCGATCGTCAACTGGGACGTGTTCGAGGGCAACCAGAACTCCCTGCCGTTGTTCATGTTGCAGATGTACCGCGCCGGTAACGATCCTTACGTGCTCGACCGACTCTGGGGCGCGGCTCTGACCCTGGTCATCCTCGTGGCCGCTCTGATGATCGGCGCACGCTTCGTATCCAAGCGATTCTCGGTCAAGGTGTAA
- a CDS encoding FABP family protein has protein sequence MSDNKDNNNANNSNDTKNTTADATSPSSPENQQGQESQQPQQAQQPQQGAGQKLDPNVAVDRAAERAKSTSDKNLPAFGDLPIPDDTANLRKGPNLHDGLLALLPLVGVWRGQGQAAHPGEEEFTFGQQIIFAHDGENRLSYDSRTWRMDDDGKPLNTPDRRESGFLRISESDEIEMIITHSDGMVEIMYGEPISERAWQLESASTMATATGPTKLGPGKRLYGLMPNNDLGWVDERLIDGEMVPWMSAQLARVVG, from the coding sequence ATGAGCGACAACAAAGACAATAACAACGCCAACAACAGCAACGACACCAAGAACACCACCGCCGACGCCACCAGCCCCAGCTCCCCAGAGAACCAGCAGGGCCAGGAGTCTCAGCAGCCCCAGCAAGCACAGCAACCTCAGCAGGGTGCCGGCCAGAAGCTCGACCCCAACGTGGCCGTCGACCGCGCGGCCGAGCGGGCCAAGTCCACCAGCGACAAGAACCTGCCTGCATTTGGCGACCTCCCCATCCCCGATGACACGGCGAACCTCCGCAAGGGCCCGAACCTGCACGATGGCCTACTCGCCCTTCTGCCCCTCGTGGGCGTGTGGCGCGGCCAGGGCCAGGCTGCGCACCCCGGCGAGGAGGAATTCACGTTCGGTCAGCAAATTATCTTCGCCCACGACGGTGAGAACCGCCTGAGCTATGATTCCCGCACCTGGCGCATGGATGATGACGGCAAGCCGTTGAACACCCCCGACCGCCGCGAGTCCGGGTTCCTGCGCATCAGCGAATCCGACGAGATTGAAATGATCATCACCCACTCGGACGGCATGGTGGAGATCATGTACGGCGAGCCCATCTCCGAGCGTGCTTGGCAGCTGGAGAGCGCCTCCACGATGGCCACCGCCACCGGCCCCACGAAGCTGGGCCCCGGCAAGCGCCTCTACGGCCTCATGCCCAACAACGATCTGGGCTGGGTGGACGAGCGCCTCATCGATGGTGAGATGGTGCCGTGGATGTCCGCGCAGCTCGCCCGCGTCGTCGGCTAG
- the mshD gene encoding mycothiol synthase — protein sequence MSISVKTYTDLPDHAGVVDQVLELLDDVREHDGVEAFSEAFVRGIRQDRGHEHAVAFEGDQVVGVVGIDPDRVVEIAVLPSRRHNGVATKLFDAMARDLGITGCIDVWAHGDGAGAQRFVETLDARRCRELLKMAVKCAPGSERAQSFTKGDEDARKKAEEQGIEVLTYTESVERFGEEATDEEWVRVNNEAFAWHPEQGGLSIEQLHEARDTKWFDPDGVWMLWQFDENCSYERVGIQVDGGEYRCVGFHWTKIPVSERAKDAGERAGEVYVVCLADEARGRKLGGAITLIGMGSLLRDGAGVIELYVEGDNAPAVATYKRLGFEVVHTDVVYRGQLGVQH from the coding sequence ATGAGTATTTCCGTGAAGACGTACACCGACCTACCTGACCATGCTGGGGTGGTGGATCAGGTTCTGGAACTACTAGACGACGTCCGCGAGCACGACGGGGTCGAGGCCTTTAGCGAGGCATTTGTGCGCGGCATTCGCCAGGATCGCGGCCATGAGCACGCGGTTGCATTCGAGGGCGATCAGGTGGTGGGGGTGGTCGGAATCGACCCAGACCGCGTGGTTGAGATCGCTGTTCTTCCTTCTCGACGCCACAATGGCGTCGCCACCAAACTCTTCGACGCGATGGCACGTGACCTCGGGATCACGGGCTGCATCGACGTGTGGGCACATGGCGACGGGGCGGGAGCCCAGCGATTCGTAGAGACCCTGGATGCCCGCCGTTGCCGTGAGTTGCTGAAGATGGCTGTGAAGTGTGCACCGGGCAGCGAGCGCGCACAGTCCTTCACTAAGGGGGATGAGGACGCGCGAAAGAAGGCCGAGGAGCAGGGGATCGAGGTGCTGACGTACACCGAGTCGGTCGAGCGCTTCGGCGAGGAGGCGACCGACGAAGAGTGGGTCCGCGTGAACAACGAGGCGTTTGCGTGGCACCCGGAGCAGGGCGGGTTGAGCATTGAGCAGCTGCATGAGGCGCGCGATACCAAGTGGTTCGACCCGGATGGGGTGTGGATGCTGTGGCAGTTCGATGAGAACTGCAGTTACGAGCGCGTGGGCATCCAAGTGGATGGCGGCGAGTATCGCTGCGTGGGGTTCCACTGGACCAAGATTCCGGTCAGCGAGCGAGCTAAGGATGCGGGTGAACGGGCCGGCGAAGTGTACGTGGTGTGCTTGGCTGACGAGGCTCGCGGCCGGAAGCTCGGTGGTGCGATCACACTGATTGGCATGGGATCGCTTCTTCGTGATGGGGCCGGGGTCATCGAGTTGTACGTTGAGGGCGATAACGCGCCTGCGGTGGCAACGTACAAGCGGCTCGGTTTTGAGGTCGTTCATACGGACGTGGTGTACCGCGGTCAGCTGGGTGTGCAGCACTAG
- a CDS encoding DUF3073 domain-containing protein, which translates to MGRGRAKAKQAKVARQLKYNTPEMDLERLQRELSGGSGHSGSHANDDYDYDADYDVDYDGAHDDDYEGYDEYGKYGDSHGGKRH; encoded by the coding sequence ATGGGTCGCGGCCGCGCCAAAGCAAAGCAAGCCAAGGTAGCACGTCAGTTGAAGTACAACACTCCGGAGATGGATCTGGAGAGGCTCCAGAGGGAACTGTCCGGAGGCTCCGGCCACTCTGGTTCTCACGCGAACGATGACTATGACTACGACGCTGATTATGACGTCGACTACGACGGAGCCCACGACGACGATTACGAAGGTTACGACGAGTACGGCAAGTACGGCGATAGCCACGGTGGCAAGCGCCACTAG
- a CDS encoding response regulator transcription factor produces the protein MKVSVLSDASDVGDVVGALGLLNHEVDLLPPLAKSVRELVHSDLVIIDVTGSNLLGARDYCRAVAAAHPTLPVAVAIAEASLIAIDGSWAVDDFLLPSVSPVELDARIRLLKSRRPVPVDQADDSQVAAIGDLIVDELTYVARVGGQPLDLTYKEFELLHFLVKNAGRVFSREQLLQDVWGYDYFGGARTVDVHVRRLRAKLGHEHEQLIATVRNVGYKAISPEEFESGE, from the coding sequence ATGAAGGTTTCAGTCCTTTCTGACGCCTCTGATGTGGGGGATGTCGTTGGGGCGCTGGGGTTGCTCAACCACGAGGTTGACTTGCTGCCTCCTCTTGCAAAGTCCGTGCGAGAGCTCGTGCATTCGGATCTAGTCATCATAGATGTGACGGGTTCAAACCTGCTGGGTGCCCGCGATTACTGCCGTGCTGTGGCTGCGGCGCACCCCACGCTGCCCGTCGCAGTGGCGATTGCCGAGGCGAGCCTCATCGCCATCGACGGCTCGTGGGCCGTGGACGATTTCCTGCTTCCCAGCGTGTCGCCGGTGGAGCTCGATGCCCGCATCCGCCTGCTCAAGTCCCGCCGCCCCGTTCCGGTCGATCAGGCCGACGATTCTCAGGTCGCGGCGATCGGCGACCTCATTGTCGATGAGCTCACGTATGTTGCCCGGGTGGGTGGTCAGCCGCTCGACCTCACCTACAAGGAGTTTGAGCTCCTGCACTTTTTGGTGAAGAACGCTGGACGGGTGTTTAGCCGTGAACAGTTGCTGCAGGATGTGTGGGGTTATGACTACTTCGGTGGCGCCCGCACTGTGGACGTGCATGTCCGCCGCCTGCGCGCCAAGCTGGGCCACGAGCATGAGCAGCTGATCGCTACGGTGCGTAACGTGGGCTACAAGGCAATTTCGCCGGAGGAATTCGAATCCGGCGAATAA
- the pstC gene encoding phosphate ABC transporter permease subunit PstC, with translation MANANKTEVERDPQLTAAERTHADVPHQTSQRAGGSSVKRPGDVIFEGLAKTSSILITVIIALIGLFLILRAVPALDRLRDGLLSFFTYGGRWNTSYNTNDGGWMQFGIPNLFFTTVLVSLVALVLAMPVALGVAVFLTNYCPKSLVKPLGFLVDLLAAVPSIVFGIWGIQVLGPSLGGFYEWLISWAGNFFLFNYQVGSSPALSTSRNIFTGGIVLAIMILPVIAATAREVFVQTPKGHVEAALALGATRWEVVRMTVLPFGFSGYVSGGMLGLGRALGETMALYMVIASAPSFRGSLMDGGTTFATAIANAAPEFNDNLKAGAYIAAGLVLFLLTFLVNAAARAVVAKK, from the coding sequence ATGGCAAACGCCAACAAGACTGAGGTGGAGCGCGACCCTCAGCTCACTGCGGCTGAACGAACTCACGCGGACGTTCCCCACCAAACGAGCCAGAGGGCAGGCGGAAGCTCCGTCAAGCGTCCTGGCGACGTGATCTTCGAAGGTCTGGCCAAGACCTCATCCATCCTTATTACTGTCATCATCGCCCTCATCGGCCTGTTCCTCATCCTGCGAGCAGTGCCGGCTCTGGATCGGCTGCGCGACGGTCTGCTGAGCTTCTTCACCTACGGCGGCCGGTGGAACACCAGCTACAACACCAACGATGGTGGCTGGATGCAGTTCGGTATTCCGAACTTGTTCTTCACCACGGTTCTCGTCTCGCTCGTTGCCTTGGTGTTGGCTATGCCCGTTGCCCTGGGTGTTGCTGTGTTCCTCACCAACTACTGCCCGAAGTCCCTCGTGAAACCCCTCGGCTTCCTGGTCGACCTGCTGGCAGCGGTTCCTTCTATCGTGTTCGGTATCTGGGGTATCCAGGTGCTCGGCCCATCACTGGGCGGCTTCTACGAGTGGCTGATCAGTTGGGCGGGTAACTTCTTCCTCTTCAACTATCAGGTCGGTTCCTCGCCGGCCCTGTCCACCTCTCGAAACATCTTCACCGGTGGCATCGTGCTGGCGATCATGATTCTGCCCGTCATCGCGGCGACCGCCCGAGAGGTATTCGTCCAGACCCCCAAGGGACACGTCGAGGCAGCCCTGGCGCTGGGTGCAACCCGCTGGGAAGTTGTCCGCATGACGGTCCTCCCGTTCGGCTTCTCCGGCTACGTCTCCGGTGGCATGCTCGGCCTGGGCCGTGCACTCGGTGAGACCATGGCGCTGTACATGGTCATCGCCTCCGCCCCGAGCTTCCGCGGATCTCTCATGGACGGCGGTACGACCTTCGCTACCGCGATTGCTAACGCCGCTCCGGAGTTCAACGACAACCTCAAGGCCGGTGCGTACATTGCTGCGGGCTTGGTTCTGTTCCTTTTGACCTTCCTAGTCAACGCCGCAGCCCGTGCTGTTGTGGCAAAGAAGTAG
- the purM gene encoding phosphoribosylformylglycinamidine cyclo-ligase: MSENVEPTQNQSPGEPDERGATYAAAGVDIEAGDRAVELFAPLAKRATRPEVRGGLGGFAGLFALGNYDKPLLAASSDGVGTKLAVAQAMDKHDTIGRDLVAMCVDDLVVCGAEPLFLQDYIAIGKVVPEHVASIVAGIAAGCEEAGCALLGGETAEHPGVMEPGEYDVSATAVGVVEEAKVLGPDRVRPGDAVIAMASSGLHSNGYSLARHVLLDTAGLPLDGYVRDFDRTLGEELLEPTRIYAKTCLDLANECDVHTFAHITGGGLAANLARVIPEGMQAELQRSTWSPAPIFRTIQRTGRVPQEEMEKTFNMGVGMVAVVAEDDAERAMAMLTARHVEAWKLGEVHATEDGQTGAYLTGEYRRA; the protein is encoded by the coding sequence ATGAGCGAAAACGTGGAACCAACTCAGAATCAGTCCCCAGGCGAACCCGACGAACGGGGTGCAACGTACGCTGCTGCGGGCGTCGATATCGAGGCCGGCGACCGGGCAGTGGAACTGTTCGCGCCGCTAGCGAAGCGGGCAACTCGCCCCGAGGTCCGCGGCGGCCTGGGTGGTTTCGCCGGACTGTTCGCGCTGGGTAATTACGATAAGCCGCTGCTGGCAGCCTCTTCCGACGGCGTGGGCACGAAGCTGGCGGTGGCTCAGGCTATGGATAAGCACGACACGATCGGCCGCGACCTCGTGGCTATGTGCGTGGATGACCTCGTGGTTTGCGGCGCCGAGCCGCTGTTCCTCCAGGATTACATTGCCATCGGCAAGGTCGTTCCCGAGCACGTCGCCAGCATTGTTGCAGGCATTGCCGCTGGTTGTGAGGAAGCCGGTTGTGCCCTGCTCGGCGGCGAGACTGCCGAGCACCCAGGCGTGATGGAGCCGGGTGAGTACGATGTCTCCGCCACCGCCGTGGGCGTGGTGGAAGAGGCCAAGGTGCTGGGCCCGGACCGCGTCCGCCCGGGAGATGCCGTGATCGCCATGGCATCGTCCGGACTGCACTCCAACGGATACTCCCTGGCCCGCCACGTGCTGCTGGACACGGCTGGCCTGCCGCTGGATGGTTACGTCCGCGACTTCGACCGCACCCTGGGTGAGGAACTGCTCGAGCCGACCCGCATCTACGCGAAGACCTGCCTGGACCTGGCGAATGAGTGTGACGTGCACACGTTCGCTCACATCACCGGCGGCGGTCTCGCGGCCAACCTGGCCCGCGTGATCCCTGAGGGTATGCAGGCCGAGCTTCAGCGCTCCACCTGGTCCCCGGCGCCGATCTTCCGCACGATCCAGCGCACCGGCCGGGTGCCCCAGGAGGAGATGGAAAAGACCTTCAACATGGGCGTCGGCATGGTTGCCGTCGTTGCAGAGGACGATGCTGAGCGTGCCATGGCCATGCTCACCGCGCGGCACGTCGAGGCCTGGAAACTGGGCGAGGTGCACGCCACGGAGGACGGCCAGACCGGCGCCTACCTCACCGGCGAATACCGCCGCGCTTAG
- a CDS encoding aminodeoxychorismate lyase produces the protein MSSDSNNSNEISGAARTVVIDVLGNDDPTVMDPTVPMIYADDLAAVRGDGVFETFMLRGGIVRNVERHATRFGRSATMLDLPQPDLDRWKAATDLAVQEYAGLVERAGGDPDHAEAALRWVYSRGRESIGRPTGWVTVAPVSADIEDARRDGVAVMTAERGFKIDLSQRSPWALIGAKTLSYAANMAALRAAKRQGYQDVIFVSEEGLVLEGPTSTVVAVKGKTLLTPPTHVGILAGTSQAALFTLAEQRGWATEQKEMRVEDLLDADGVWLLSSVRVQARVTSIDGHAMERPECADEIEAMAREAVTG, from the coding sequence ATGAGCAGCGACAGCAACAACAGCAATGAGATCAGCGGAGCGGCAAGGACCGTGGTGATCGACGTGTTGGGCAACGACGACCCCACTGTCATGGACCCCACCGTGCCGATGATCTACGCCGACGACCTCGCGGCGGTGCGCGGCGACGGGGTCTTCGAGACCTTCATGCTGCGCGGGGGAATCGTGCGCAACGTCGAGCGCCACGCCACCCGCTTCGGCCGCAGCGCCACCATGCTGGATCTCCCACAACCCGACCTCGACCGATGGAAGGCCGCGACCGACCTGGCCGTGCAGGAATACGCCGGCCTGGTGGAGCGCGCCGGGGGCGACCCCGACCACGCCGAGGCAGCGCTGCGCTGGGTGTATTCCCGTGGCCGCGAGTCCATCGGTCGCCCCACTGGCTGGGTGACAGTGGCGCCCGTCTCCGCCGACATTGAGGATGCGCGCCGCGACGGGGTGGCCGTCATGACTGCCGAGCGGGGATTCAAGATTGATCTTTCACAGCGCTCGCCGTGGGCGCTCATTGGCGCCAAGACGCTGTCCTACGCGGCGAACATGGCCGCGCTGCGGGCGGCTAAGCGCCAGGGCTACCAGGACGTCATCTTCGTATCCGAGGAAGGACTCGTGCTGGAGGGTCCGACCTCCACAGTGGTGGCGGTGAAGGGCAAAACGCTGCTCACCCCGCCGACGCACGTGGGCATCCTCGCCGGCACCAGCCAGGCGGCGCTGTTCACCCTCGCGGAACAACGGGGCTGGGCCACTGAACAGAAGGAAATGCGGGTGGAGGACCTACTCGACGCCGACGGCGTGTGGTTGCTCAGCTCCGTGCGCGTGCAGGCGCGGGTCACCAGCATCGATGGGCACGCGATGGAGCGACCCGAGTGCGCCGATGAGATTGAAGCCATGGCGCGGGAGGCTGTGACCGGGTAG
- a CDS encoding LmeA family phospholipid-binding protein, which produces MKKFAVRGSIALVVLFFIALVADSLVAARAEHRISQNIYQHSNLATPPRVQVAGFPYTAAIFTHEMQAVTVNATDVNVPGYGLMSVYTSAQYVTVSAKDVFQGDITDAPARKVFTRLQLDGVLLGNRMHINELLIQNKDDISPRGGWETESIFEGTPDGFSKPATVEMKLRVKDGNVILSPTRILKGPTDRSEHAKLVSEDKLPADIAHSIKKTFSLTLKGDDLPLPNNPVRVYVAGGSMFVESEQFYTRVSITDLTPTAQPLREEDRPGL; this is translated from the coding sequence ATGAAGAAGTTTGCCGTACGCGGCAGCATCGCGCTGGTTGTCCTATTCTTTATCGCCCTCGTCGCCGACAGCCTAGTGGCCGCACGCGCCGAGCACCGCATCTCGCAGAATATCTACCAGCACTCCAACCTGGCGACTCCTCCCAGAGTGCAGGTGGCCGGATTCCCCTACACCGCCGCGATCTTCACCCATGAGATGCAAGCGGTCACAGTCAACGCCACGGACGTTAACGTGCCCGGTTATGGCCTCATGAGCGTCTACACGTCCGCGCAGTACGTGACCGTCTCCGCCAAGGACGTATTCCAAGGCGACATCACCGACGCCCCAGCGCGCAAGGTGTTCACCCGGCTGCAGCTCGATGGTGTGCTGCTCGGCAACCGGATGCACATCAATGAGCTGCTCATCCAGAACAAGGATGACATCTCCCCTCGTGGCGGTTGGGAAACCGAGTCCATCTTCGAGGGCACGCCCGATGGTTTCTCCAAGCCCGCCACCGTGGAGATGAAGCTGCGCGTCAAAGACGGCAACGTTATCCTCTCCCCCACCCGCATCCTCAAGGGTCCCACGGACCGCAGCGAGCACGCAAAGTTGGTGAGCGAAGACAAGCTCCCCGCGGACATCGCGCACTCCATCAAGAAGACTTTTTCCCTCACGTTGAAAGGCGACGATCTCCCGCTGCCCAACAACCCAGTGCGCGTGTACGTGGCCGGTGGTTCCATGTTCGTGGAGTCCGAGCAGTTCTACACCCGGGTAAGCATCACTGATCTCACACCGACCGCTCAACCGCTTCGTGAAGAAGATCGCCCAGGCCTATAG
- the ygfZ gene encoding CAF17-like 4Fe-4S cluster assembly/insertion protein YgfZ produces the protein MVGVLDSAISPIVTHHSSASNESWGRTIATAWHYGDPLVEQSRLDRKAGIVDRWDRVALRISGPERLEWLNNLISQKVNAMVPGQASYGLILDGQGRVQHFFGISCVEDFIILDVPSAEIDELESYLQKMVFWSQVTIERIDWARLTVVSHGLFAEASAFHLSDATSTSALPSDLAVQIPADITVHLWRSHLLGDLHAVDVWVDRDKVTEAWDAFTRELSPTGMMAYDAARMMARIPDLSVDVDEKVIPHEVAFFIGEGLEQGATQLGAASDGPTSAAVHLNKGCYRGQETVSRVHNLGKSPRVLVLLQLDGSANRLPEVGAEVTAGGRPIGRVGSSVHDADYGPIALALVKRSVVEKIFKDPAAVPPISVDGVDASVDQQDVDAVGSTNGVRPGRAAINRLKGRP, from the coding sequence ATGGTTGGTGTGTTGGATTCAGCTATCAGCCCTATCGTCACACATCACTCCTCCGCGAGTAACGAGTCGTGGGGGCGCACCATCGCCACCGCGTGGCACTACGGTGATCCGCTCGTGGAGCAAAGCAGGCTGGATCGCAAAGCGGGGATCGTGGACCGCTGGGACCGCGTTGCGCTGCGCATCTCCGGCCCGGAGCGGTTGGAGTGGCTGAACAACCTCATCTCTCAGAAGGTCAATGCCATGGTTCCGGGGCAGGCCAGCTACGGCCTGATTCTGGACGGGCAGGGCCGCGTGCAGCACTTCTTCGGCATTTCGTGCGTGGAGGATTTCATCATCCTCGATGTCCCCTCCGCCGAGATCGACGAGCTCGAGTCCTACCTGCAGAAGATGGTGTTCTGGTCCCAGGTCACCATCGAGCGGATAGACTGGGCTAGGTTGACCGTTGTGAGCCACGGTCTGTTCGCCGAGGCGTCTGCTTTCCATCTTTCCGACGCCACTAGCACCAGCGCCCTCCCCTCCGACCTGGCAGTCCAGATCCCCGCTGACATCACGGTGCACCTGTGGCGCTCCCATCTGCTCGGTGATCTGCACGCCGTGGACGTGTGGGTGGATCGGGATAAGGTCACGGAAGCGTGGGACGCATTCACACGCGAACTTTCCCCCACGGGGATGATGGCCTACGACGCCGCCCGCATGATGGCCCGCATCCCCGACCTGTCCGTGGACGTGGACGAGAAGGTTATCCCGCACGAGGTGGCGTTCTTCATCGGCGAGGGACTCGAGCAGGGCGCCACCCAGTTGGGAGCCGCCTCGGATGGGCCAACGAGCGCTGCGGTGCACTTGAATAAGGGCTGCTACCGGGGGCAGGAGACGGTCTCGCGCGTGCACAACCTGGGCAAGTCACCCCGCGTGTTGGTGCTGCTGCAGCTCGACGGATCCGCAAACCGCCTGCCGGAGGTGGGCGCGGAGGTCACGGCCGGTGGCCGACCCATCGGCCGGGTCGGAAGTTCCGTTCACGATGCCGACTACGGCCCCATCGCGCTGGCGCTCGTCAAGCGGTCTGTTGTGGAGAAGATCTTTAAGGACCCCGCGGCGGTTCCGCCGATCAGTGTGGACGGCGTGGATGCTTCGGTGGATCAGCAGGATGTCGATGCGGTCGGTTCCACCAACGGAGTCCGTCCGGGGCGCGCGGCGATCAATCGGCTCAAGGGCCGCCCGTAG
- the pstS gene encoding phosphate ABC transporter substrate-binding protein PstS yields the protein MKFTMKRGSAAAATLIAGSLVLTACSNSDNKGSSSDSGSDSKYQMADVTGELRGEGASSQQNAMDNVFGPAFSQSGSTLAYNATGSGAGQTQFIAGQVDFAGSDSPLKDNQVADAKKRCQGNDAWHLPMVIGPVAVAYNLNGVDDLTLSTKTIAKIFKGEIKEWNDPAIAAENEGKQLPAEPINVVYRSDESGTSDNFQKFLKASSDGAWDTTGKSFPTATGSGANGSTGVAGQVAATNGAITYVESGFTKNNDKIKVAKIDFGAGPVELSSETVNKALSGVKFKGDGNNLVVDSEALYAERGEGQYPLVLTTYEIVCSKGYDEKTAGLVKNFMYTILENQNESLADQGYIPVDGEFKSKLEKAVEALQ from the coding sequence GTGAAGTTCACCATGAAGCGCGGCAGCGCCGCAGCCGCCACCCTGATTGCCGGCAGCCTGGTTCTGACCGCTTGCTCCAACTCTGACAACAAGGGCTCCAGCTCCGACAGCGGATCCGACAGCAAGTACCAGATGGCTGACGTCACCGGCGAGCTGCGCGGTGAGGGCGCATCTTCTCAGCAGAACGCTATGGACAACGTTTTCGGTCCTGCCTTCTCCCAGTCCGGTTCCACCCTGGCCTACAACGCCACCGGCTCCGGCGCTGGCCAGACCCAGTTCATCGCCGGCCAGGTTGACTTCGCTGGTTCCGATTCCCCGCTGAAGGACAACCAGGTCGCAGACGCTAAGAAGCGCTGCCAGGGCAACGACGCATGGCACCTGCCGATGGTCATCGGCCCGGTTGCTGTTGCCTACAACCTCAACGGCGTGGACGACCTGACCCTGTCCACCAAGACCATCGCCAAGATCTTCAAGGGTGAGATCAAGGAGTGGAACGACCCGGCAATCGCAGCGGAGAACGAGGGCAAGCAGCTCCCCGCTGAGCCGATCAACGTTGTCTACCGTTCCGATGAGTCCGGTACTTCCGACAACTTCCAGAAGTTCCTCAAAGCTTCCTCCGACGGAGCATGGGACACTACTGGTAAGTCCTTCCCGACCGCAACCGGTTCCGGCGCCAACGGCTCCACCGGTGTTGCTGGCCAGGTTGCCGCAACCAACGGTGCAATCACCTACGTTGAGTCCGGCTTCACCAAGAACAACGACAAGATCAAGGTTGCCAAGATCGACTTCGGTGCAGGCCCGGTTGAGCTCAGCTCCGAGACTGTCAACAAGGCTCTGTCCGGCGTGAAGTTCAAGGGCGACGGCAACAACCTGGTTGTTGACTCCGAGGCTCTGTACGCCGAGCGCGGCGAGGGTCAGTACCCGCTGGTTCTGACTACCTACGAGATCGTCTGCTCCAAGGGCTACGACGAGAAGACCGCTGGTCTGGTGAAGAACTTCATGTACACCATCCTGGAGAACCAGAACGAAAGCCTGGCTGACCAGGGCTACATCCCGGTTGACGGCGAGTTCAAGTCCAAGCTGGAGAAGGCCGTCGAGGCTCTGCAGTAA